The Astyanax mexicanus isolate ESR-SI-001 chromosome 6, AstMex3_surface, whole genome shotgun sequence region gagagagagagagagagagagagagagagagagagaaaaaaaacagcgaAAGAAACGCGAGCCCATGCGTGTGCCGGAGTAGCCGGAGTAAGAGTCGTGGCCGGTGGCGGAGCAGTTGGTTTTGAAGCGCTTGCAAGGTAAGaatatattatataactgtggaaatatataactttatatttttatatagctATAGATTTATTATATGTAAATGTTTATTCTGTTCAGTTTGAATATGACTCCGCCTACaggctcgctcgctcgctcgctcgcggACGACCGTTGCTCATAACGCCAACCGTCAAACTGGCAGTTCggtttttccacattgtaaatTAGCTAAGCTGAATTATGAAGTAAAGATAAACCTCTATAAATGAGCGATATCtctaaatttaatactgaagactgtTTACCGCTCGCCTCTGTGTCCGCCTGTCCCAGTCTGGTTTATTTTACCAGTTTAAATTAATCTTATTCCAGAATGTGCTGGAATGACCCCGGGTTGGTATGTAAAAACACCATGTGTGTGTAATTAGCTTTACTCGCGGTAATAATTAGCTCTTTTCTGTATTTATGTACAAAAAATAGCTAGTGTATTCATGAAAAAGAAAATAGTGCAGTAAAAGGACAAAAAGGGCTTGTACTTGGCACTTTACCTATGGAGACCCGCTGGTGACATCCtgcataagtaaaaaaaataagtagtgACCACGACTTAGTAAAGTTGGAACAAGAAAATTAAGCCATAGCCACAATTAAATATCCTCCTAGTTTAATGTACATCATAAAGGTATCACATGTAGGTTAATGTTGGGTTTAGAAAAACCTAGAAACCTAGCCTGTTTTTGATAACAGCTAACTGTTAGTCTCAAGCCAATTAATATTTCTGAGAAATTCCAGCAAATTCCAGCAGTCAACAGTATGATCTCATACActagccacacacacactgacacacacacatacacctgaaTTACAAACACAACACCAGCAGCATGACTGCTTTTTTactataaaagaaaaaagtgagtGTTAACTCACAGGATGTTACATAATACAGAGCTACATCATACATAATGGTTTAATTAAAACCATTTTCCTTCGATTTAATTGAGGAAAACAATCCTAGAGTGGAGCAGTCACACTCATACTCCCACCCACCACATCTGGTCTCCAAAAGAGcgaaatacaatacaataaaacacatgGTGTTGCTCAGGTGCGCATGGATGTTTTATCTGATATATGTGTCTGATATGAACAGGTATTCACACACATAAGTGTGTCACAaattgtaataattgtaataaacaaCAGTATTGTCTTCTTTTAAAACGGTTTTTATATTGATATAATGGTGCTATTCTAGCATAGTAATGTTATAATAATGCTGTTACATCCTTTTGAAGTGGAATGAGCTTTAAGTTGTCAGGAATATTCAGACACTGGAATTGGAATGTAAAAATGTTTAGATATCCTTAACTTGCCTCGTTATGCAAACACAGAGGCAATTtccaaatattgtattatatgtcCATTATATAGTTATTATGACGTGCCTACACACGTGCACATACACACTCGTGAGGTACACACTCCATCCTTGTGGAGCGCATGCTGACCTGTTTGTGTGTAGGGGAGGGTGCGCAGaagtgagagaggaaaaaagagagagagagaagtatttGTGTGCTTATGTGACCCTTTCTGTCATGTTCATGTTTACTAAAGCAGAATAATGTGTGGGAGCCATGAGaaaggatgaagaggaggaggagcgaGAGATGGGGAGAAAAGACAGAGTAgtagaaagaaggagagaaagagagagagagagacagaaggctTGCTTGCTGCCTGCTGGATTTTAGTAAAGATGGAGCACTGGGAGAGGCTGGGAAGAGTGTGTGTAGAGGAATGGTGTAAATCAGGGTTGGGGGATGGGAGTAGACACTGTGCGAGACAGTGTGAGCAcatgtgcatgcgtgtgtgtgggtgtgtgtgtgtgtgtgtgtgtgtgtaagtgtgagagtgCGAGAGTCTGTGCCAGAGggagaagaagaataagaagagagaaaaaacaagaccCTCACTTCACTGCATTGCTCTGCTTTTAATACTATCCCATGCTGCACGACCCCTCCCCCTCATTTCCCTGCGCTAGACATCACGCAACCCCACACGcacagaagcacacacacacactcccctccTCTCTCATCCTCATCTCAGCGGGGTCTAGATGTGGTCTGTGTACGACCCAGTATTGACTGCATGTATCCCACTGCTTTGGTTGGATGCGCAGTCCAACATTTCAATCTTTCCCCAAATATTTccccttttttgtgtttttttatttaattaattaattttatttttacattgacagtTTCTTTGATGAATTTCTTGTTTCTTTCAAGGACCTTCCCCCTTCTTACCTTCCTGTGTGTGTACCTCATTCATGGGACACTTGTTATGTGCAGTTATTCCCTTAAAAGAGGCTTTTTACACTTATTGGAGAGCAGGGCACAAACTGATGTGGGCTAAATGATACATGGATATCTTATGCAATCTGCCATATCTGAAACTTTTAACATCATTAAGACTTGAAGTCATTTTGATGGATATTTTTTAATGtacttacactgacatgccaaatattaTTGGACAAGAACTAGTATCATATCCTATGAGTTTTGCCACATCCCATTgaggctaaagaacactgcactgacctgctaCAAGAGCCTTCTGCACTGAATGTAGATGTGAATTCTGCCAGAGTTGTGGTTGTTGATCGTTTGCCAGACAATTCCAGTAActatcattaccactcactgcgaTGTTCACTGTGGGTACTCCTGGCACACATGTGATACAGCTTCAGAAATAAAATGTCCCATCCACCCATCACCCACTCTCAGGCCTCTCATAATTCATGATGCTTTGGCATGAGCATCCTGACCAGTTTTTTGTCAAACTCACAAGATattacctcacaacttacacagatgtgggcattcccaatTCATTCTCTGAGGTCCCacttcataatcaatttacatGTCTCTTAtcccttgacttttggcatgtcaggtgAGGTGAATAACACAGATTTTTTCATTGCATTGATAATCTGTCAAGGGGTGGGATCTACTTACAGTATTAGACAGAAAGTGAAAAGTCAGTTCAGAAATTGATCGACTTTGAAAAGAACCAGTGATGTCTAAATAATTTGGACATCTTCAAAATGAGATGGAGTGTccctggtatgcagtggtcagcaCCTAAAAAAGGGGTCAAAGAAAGGATGGCAAGTAATCTGATGACAAGGCTCAGGCCAGTTTGTTCTGATTTTACAAAAGCTACTGTAGCACAAACTACTGGTAAGGTTAAAACTGTCTGTACCTTTGTGGGGGGCCATACTTAGATGGGTCAGATCTGTTTTGATGTAATGACACATATTAGGCAGTTGGTTTAATGTTATGTTGCAAGTAGCCCCACCTGTGAGTCATAACATTCACATTTACTCAGCTTTTAACTGAATTGTATTTTTCTTTGTAAAAGAAATGAGCAGGTTGCTTGTTTATGAATATGATTGTGTACCACTCTCCCTTACAAGAGCTGTCTGTGTATGATTGTTGTCTGTTTTAATAGAATGCAGTCTACTGTAATAACTTTGtccgctgcaataaaaaaaaaaaatggcaacacAATATCACTCGTATAAATAAATCTACTTATCTTGAATCttgactctttctttctctgtccagTCATGCAGACCTCCTCCCAACCCCCCCTGGACACGCCCAGCTCACGGGACAGCTTCCTGTTCAGCGACGATGACTCTGAGGTCTTCCTGTCGGAGGAGAGTGAGGGACGCTCCAGTCAGAGTGTATACAGCCTGGACGGTGGCCTGGAGAGCCCCGGCTCCCAGTGGGCTAGGGACGGCTTTGGAGAGGGCTCAGAGGTCAGCGGGGGTCACGGAAGGCCAGTCTTTGTATCTGACTCATCGTtctccttctcctcttcttcttcatcctcttcctcctcgggCCTGGGCTGGAGTGGTACAGAGAATAACAGCGGGACTGAGAAGGAAAAAGGCAGAGGAACGCAGGGAACACAGGGAGATGTGCTGTTCGCTCAAAAAGTGAGACTTTCTTCGCTGTTAGACCTGCCAACATAAATACAATACCTCTTCTAGCATATGTACAACTTATTTCTTACTTAAAGCTCATTAAAACTGAGATGTTTTGTTGAAATTGCAGATTTgtaagttaattatttaattgcacATTAATTAAATTTATAGTAATGACTCTAACTGAGGTTAAACCTCTGACTGATTTGCTGTGTGCAATAATAtttgcttttctcttttttttggggCTAGTGTTTGGAGCTTCAGGGCTTTATTAGGCCCCTCCTGGATCTTTTGAATGGACTGAAAAAAGGAAGATTTGATAAAGGTAAGGGCATGTGTGTGCAGCGTTCTTTTGTTTTCATATGCGTTTGTGTAAGTGTGCTTGAGGTCTGTAATTAGCtatgcagctgtgtgtgtgtttgtgtgggcagACAGGATTTCCTCTGTTTAGATCTCTCTGTTCTAACAGAATCAGTTCAGTTATTTACCCGAAGGCTCACTGTGTCCTGTTGATATCTTCAGAGTTAAGGCACTTTCACTCACATTTACACATTAACAAAAGCAAGACATCTAACTCCTTTTATTTACCCCTGCAGTGATTGCACTTTACTTAAGTGATACATGATGGTAAATCATAGATTTTAATCAGTTAAAGACTTAAGCAAAAGTGGACATCTTagtgattaaagggttaaaagaaTGATGTAATTCTCCTTTAGTACATCTTGTTTTTGTGCTGTAAAAGTACGTCGGCTGACGTACTTTGTGGTTTGAAATTTTCGGTACGATCTGTACAATCTCTAAATCACTGAAAAAAATCAGTCGAGTCCGTATGTGGAAGGTCTTGTGTTAATAAGTATGTAACTGTTTCACAATTCCTGGGCATACTGCTGAATCACCGAGATTTACCATTGTTGATCTATTTGATTGGCAGGTCTGAGCAGTTTCCAGCAGAGCGTTGCCATGGACCGAATCCAGAGAATTGTGGGAGTGTTGCAAAAGCCTCACATTGGGTAAGAGGGGTGGAGAAAAGTGAACATAGAAAACTGTAGTATGAAACTAGAAATTAAGTATATTTGATTCATTTATTCTTTGCACTTGCACTGATTGCAGAACCTTTATCTATATCTTCTGCTTTACAGGGAGAAGTATTTGCCGACTTTGTTACAAATAGAGATGATGCTAAAGGTCTGGTTTCCTCAAGTCATTCTTCACCCTTCAGAACCAACGACCCCTAAAAAGCATTCAGAACAGAGCACCTCCATTGTCAACACACCTCCACACAAGCACAAAGACCAACTGCACATTCCAGTTAAGgtacacgctctctctctctcacacacacagcacacagcaaACATTATTACTGCATTGGCTAATTTCTATCACAGCATGAATGAACTCAGGCAAAAGAAAGACcataaagcagaaaaaaatgacTGAGAAAAATAATTTTAGCCTTACAGGCACACCAGAGAGAGACATAAAAAGCATGATATATTAAAGAAAAGATCATTGATATCCTTAAATCCATCTTAAGCAAGCCAATAGACAGGGCAATCGTGGCTATGAAGCCAATAACAGAAGTCTATGGAGAACCCATGACACAGGAGGTGATCCCAGAAATTTgtggaaaaaaacattataaactattacAGTTATTAAAATGTTTGCAGCTTGTAAAACATCTCAAATATGCTTGAGAAGGCTTCTTTAATCACACTTATCAAATATTTGTAGTTACAGGTCATGTGTTACAAGTAATATAATTGTTGCTAAGGTGGTCTCGctacttttttaatttacttttacgtTTTTAtcttactcttcctctctctctctctctctctctctctctctctctgcagaagcGAAGACTGAGCTGGTCAGACACAGACTCCACTTCCGCTACTCCTCCTGTTGTGTGTAAGCAAGTCAAAGGTCAATTTAAGGCAAGTGAGCAGGAGAAGGAGGAACGAGGTGAGAGTTCTGGGAGCAAACCACATAgagaccaatcagagaagagacagaagacagagggagaaacatCAGGACACAAAGCCATCCACTGGTCTGAGCCTAGCCTGACCTGGGTGCACATTGCGCCCATCTTATCGCCCCCCAAGTCCTGCCCTTCTCACGAAGCAGGGCGGGGGAGTAAACATGGGGGGCGTGGTTATGTCCTGCTCACAATCCCCCCTCCCACCAGCAGGTGCAGTCCCGCGACACAGGACAGCTCCATCTCGTCCACGACACCCTACCCTGAGCCTGTCGGGTGCCAAAACCAGCAAAACGGCACGGAGAAGACAGATCCGGTAAGGGGGCGGGAGCAGTCTCCTCCAATCACGACACAGCCTTCAAGTCGGGCAGAGCTCCGGCCGCTGGAAACTTGAATGCACTTAAAACAAGCACAACCAACAGAGAGAACTGTCTGAGCAATTGTGTGGAGAACTTTTGAGGTATTTCCTTCAAAGCAATTGTTTAAGCTGTGTTTCTTGTATTTCTATGGTTATTCAGGCAGCTTACGATGCAGGTCTGAGATTTGGGCATtttgagagagaaaaggaaaaacattAATACCACTGAAATCCAGTAGAAGCCCATAAACAACAACTACAAAGTGATGTGCTGATCTAGAATCAGTTACCCATTCCTGTgaatgagagagctgtgtgtgtgtgtgtgtgtgtgtgtgagagagagagagagagagagagggagagtgtgctCTAGAATGAATGAGGACATGCctgcaagtgtgtgtgagagtgtatgtgtgtgtatgcctgcGTATGTGTATATAATTGGTAGGAACTTGGGAGGTAGGAGGTATTGGTTTGGCTGGAGTCCCAAAATAAGGTCAGTCAGAACCAGCATGCAATAATTTAATGAAAGGTCAACACAAGGTCAGTATTTCTTATTGGTTTTCATTCTGGCCATTATTCAGATAAGAAGCACTTAaggccccccctcccccccacacacgcacacacaaaagtGAATTCAAAAAGGGGCTACCTTTGCACAGCACTGTGTTGTCCTGTATAAAGATGTGTATTATTCAGGGAGATGGGAAACTTTAGTAGGATATCACAATTCTGGTACAAAGGCTCTGTTTCTGCCACTTAATATTAAAGAGCAATGTAGCAGTGCTTATTTATGAACTGACACATCCATTTTCAAGACTGATGTAACATTAAGATTTTAAGTATTAACATAGGGTCAGTTGCAATGACCACTAAGCGAAAGATCACAACATCTTACTGCAACAATGCCTGTTTAAGGATTTGGTCTGTTGCAGTGTTTCTAGAGGTAAACAATCACATGTGACATCTCTATATTAGTCACGTTATAAATAGGATGCTCTTAGAATTCGCCATGCTATCGGTGTCCCAAGCCTAAGAACATTTAACTTTGTAAAACAATCACGCTTAAATTATTTGATTCATTGCAATCTACAAAAAAAGCTTAATTAGGTTAACCAAAATGGGAAGATGAGGCATTTGTAACTTGTCTTGGCGGCTTCCCAAAAGAGTTTGTCCACTTATTATGCATTGCGTGATTAGCCTAGGTGCCGTCCCAGACATATTAAATTACACCCTTCTGGACTTCCCCATGTGCTCAGTCACTGGGAATAGGAAGGCTAGAAGGGGAGAAAAATGTAGAGCACTTTATCTGAACTGGAACGGAAgcatgtagcaaaaaaaaaaatgctaaaggcACTTTGGCGTAATTAGATTATGCAGTTACAATCTGAGCGGTTAAGCAAACCGCAGTCCTTTCTACATTGTTGTAACTGTCTCAGTCTTCATGCACACTAGGAGATATGAGATTGCTTACCTTTCACTggctattaataaactaataaacaaccTCTCTAGTCATGAGAGTTACTAGGGGTGTAGCAGTAAACAGAAATCAGTTCAGTTCACATCGTGGTTAATGAGAAGACTACAGGCACCATAGCAATACTCCTAAATCCACTGCAATTCCAACAATTCCATGCTAATCCAAACTTGCTTAGCCACCAACGTACAGCTTTTAAGGTTTCCAACTGGGAAACTTGTTTCTAACATTCATCTTTGCCTTTGCTGTGTTACTAGCTTATTGCCAACTGTGAGAGGGTGTGCACTGACACATGACATTCAGTATGAATATACATACATACTGCTACACCCCTAGTATTTACATGATTGCTGCATTATTCTTATTCGATTAGGGATGTTTGACTTTTAAGGACATATTCTGGCCTCTCATGGTGATCTTACGCTAAACTGTGCCCATTGCACTTGGCCCAGAAGAGTTTGTTACATGGCATTATTATGCAGCCTGTCTCTGCATCTGATGCAGTCAAAAAAAAACCCTTTCAACCAAAATGAGACTTATTGTGTACATAGATTTGCAAAGCAAGCAATACTTCCATTCCAGAAAGAATTCTTTTTGAGCACCAACAGATGTGAGAAACTCTCCTGCCAGTACTGTACCAATGATGTTAGTGTGGCTAAAAGAACGGACATTCCAACACTGATTAAAGAAAGGGGCGCAGTCCATTGTtgggaaataaagaaagagaggagagaatgtACAGTGTCTGAATGAAAGCAAAGAGCCATGGGGTCTGGGACAAGGGTCATCAGGGTTACAAGGGTTACACCAACGAACACTCTTGGTAGAAACATCAACCCTTACATGCCCCATCCTGAGATtccagtttttatttattcatatgatgatttatgcatttatttatgtttgttaatttattcatATGGCAGCTGACAGAATGGGCGCTTATTCTACAGCTTGCTTTGTAGAGGCTGAAGTGTTTTTGTGAGACTGATATCGGTAGTAATGGAAAAATGAAGGAAATCGTCGATTGGAATAACCTGTGCCTTTTCACCAAATAGGATGTGTGCAGAAATTCAtacattttgattgtggatttttatgAAAATAAGGGTACAGAACAGGAAGTACTTAAACACACAGATCTACAGATTTTACTgtttctgtcacacacacacacacattgctttATCAGAAACGTGTACCCTGTGCTGGTCACTCTATGAGTGCTACATACCTAATAGGTGCActatatacactcttaaaaataaacataCTTCAGATGGTTCTTTATTCAATGTCACACAACAGCCAATGTCATCATTTATAACCTGTATTATAATTTAGTGCCATATCCAGTGTATTGAAGTTCCCTAGTTGTTATATAATTTTATGTGGTCAAATAAATGACAATCCAAAAAGTCCAATTACAACTCAAAATATTACAGAATAATCATGTGTTCACTTTGATTAAATACTTATGGGACATGGGCATGTAATTAGTCTGCAAGTTTCCTAGGATTTTTAaacctaaataaaaaatgttaaaattttccAGGCTAGAAAAGTTGCTGTTAAAATAAACATTCCGTCCAAATCACATAATTCACAGTAGTTCAGGTCTGGATAGGTGAGCATCTGGGTTCTAAATATGTCCTCTGCTTTTAGTTGTAAAAATTATGTGAGTGAATAACCTCTATattgctaaaaataaataaataataaaatctacaTTAAAGATGAAGccttttaaatgttaataaatgtaaataaccaTCTGAAGTACctttacttttaaaagtaaaagcTTACAGACTGTAGACAGATTGTCGTAGACAATTTCTGTGGTCATGTTTAAAGCAGCCCTGTGAGCCAGTAGTCTTGAAATGTACACCAGCACACACATGGAGCTACTGtacagtttctaataaagtggccagtgtctgTAAAAAGCATATATATTCTGTTTTGCACACTAACAAACAGCCATAGCAGTAGACCCTGTGTTAGCATCACATAGGGACTGGTACTCCCCAGAATCCATTCTTACATTACAATCGATTTCCAAAAGTAGGATGCTAAGTTACATTTCGGCATCTGTTGCAGTCATTTCCTACCCCTAATTGTCCATCAGTGTCGAACAACCTGGAAACATCAAATCCGATTGATTGATATGATATAAAAAGGGACGAAAATCCAACTGCACCAATTTAATGTGCTGCTAAAAAAAGTGTTTCTAAAAGAGATTACTGACGGTTCTTGGTAATCACATTACTCTGCACAGTTTCACAAGTCTAAACCCCAACCACGATTACTGCCGTGGTATTGCATTTGTTTTCTATTTAAAGTGCACATTCattcttctgttgtttttttgttgttgttttttaacatGATAACGGTTTTTGTACAAAACAATTTGCCCTTATTactttgtttctatttttttatgttttttagctgTACAAATCAATACGACTGGTCACGAATGATGAAATGAATGACCTGCTTTCTTGagcctttttttttgtacaacagTAGAGTCCCATCCTCTTTCGCTAACCACCTCTCCTTTTTTCCTTCCCCTTTCATCCCCTCGCTTCTTCCTCCGTCCTGCTCACTTTGTCGAATCCCTTTTCCGTATCTCTCCTGTCTTTCTCCTCCTCACTCTGTAGCTTTATTGTTCTTTCTACTTTTTCAAtgaggaaaaaaatgaaaatcttttaataaacaacaCATTTtggaaataatatttttgtgaAATGTTTTTCTTGGTGATTCTGGGTGTACTTTGGTTGTCTTTCTGATATCATactgcagtcacacacacacttagtacAGGTTACTAAGGTTAAAgttagagaaaaaaaagtggTATTTAGATATACAGTAATATCGCCCCCAAGAAATGAAAAagcgtttttttatatttatctgcCCAGATAGTTATTtaacaatataattaatataattaattaatataattaatataatataattaatatttaacaaAAAGAATAAATAACCATTATTTCTTCTTAACCCCCTCTTATATTGCGGGTTATATTGCctatttcaaaatgtaaaaatacagggaaaatatTTGTAGTCATCTTTTTAGAGTGAAACCATTTCTTCTGTGCTTAATTAGTGTTATTACCATGTAAATGGaacataattattttaatgtgtaaaataaataattaccataAGCAAACCATGACCTGTAGGGTATGACATGTTTATTACTTTTAACTTAATTCGTTTTGTTAAATGTGGTTAAACACAGATCAGTTTTAGTATTATGACTGTTCCTCaaatttttacataaaaacataattagtcttgtttttttttctacttgtTGTATTTAGTCTGatgttttacagtattttgaAGGCAAAGCACTTCCCAGATCATTTTTTTAAGAGACCCACATAAATATTACCATTTATATTGTTTGTCCATCTATTTAATGAGCTCTGTTCTGAATGGCCTTGTATTATGCCTCATTCAAAAAAGCTGTCAGGGGGAAAGTGCTACATATGATGTAAATATTAGGGGGGTGGAGGTAAAATACTCTAAgcatatgtaaatattttggTTTCAGTAACATCACAAAAACATTGACTTCAAGACAGGTTGTTTGTGCAGCTTCCTTTCCAGATATGAACCATACTGACTGCTTTACACTGGTTAAACAGTATATCACACACCACACTGCAGAATACTACAACACACttctgttttaaaaaaaggaactgAAATGTAGGTTTCTTTAATAGTGGCCTTTTATATCATTCGCTTATGTGTCTAAAGACCACACAGTACTGTGTATGATGCAGTATACAACACCTATAGATACACAAATAaagtaaacagctctggaaagagaaagtaagagaccacttaaaaatgatgagtttctttgattttacctaattgaaaatcttttggaatataatcaagagctgaACTGTTCAAAtgttttgcaacaggagtggcataaagttattcaaaagcagtgtgtaagactggtggaggagaacatgccaagatgcatgagaactgtcattaaaaaccagggttattccaccaaatattgatttctgcactttatgaatatgaacttttctttgcattatttgaggtttgaaagctctgcattttttttgttatttcagccatttctcatttactgcaaataaatgctctaaatgacaatatttttatttcaaaatttgggagaaatgtctgtagtttatagaataaaacaataatgttcattttactcaaacatttacctataaatagcaaaatcagagattcagaaactaaagttgtctcatatttttttcagagttgtataccTGTATACATAATTGATAATCACACAAATCACATacaaaataaagttttatatttCTGCCCCAGACTTTCACTGTAGATCCTGTCACCCCGGTACTGAGGGAGAGTTTAGCTCAGGCAGATGTGTCCCGGCAGGGGGTGCAGAATTAAGTcctatgtgagagagagagagacagaaagagagagcatggaAAACAGTGCTGTAATACACGGCCCCCATTCCTTTAATCTGTTTTGGATTGAGTGGGACTTAGCCACGTCCCAGCTGGTTAGCACATCCTCCATGACCGTGGGTATTTGCGCATGTATgtaatgaggtgtgtgtgtgtgtaatgagctgTGTGCTTGTGTTTATGTGTAATGTCTATGGGGAGATCTCGTTCGGGCATGAAGCGGTGCCTAAAACATCAACATGCTGCAGATCCATCTTTGCCTTGGCTCCTCTTTTGTAGCCTTTAGAATATATACAGCTCACCTTACACAAACCAGCTCATGCCTGACTACCAGAGAGGTTATACTGTTATAAATATGTGGTTCCATGTAGTTTATAAGTTAATACATGCTACAATATTGATGTAATGTGCCTTTGGTGTCTGCAGCATAGTTTAATTtctcaagatttactctgaattaacgggttattacaaatatagagagaATAAGTACTTTAA contains the following coding sequences:
- the LOC103032920 gene encoding circadian-associated transcriptional repressor; translated protein: MQTSSQPPLDTPSSRDSFLFSDDDSEVFLSEESEGRSSQSVYSLDGGLESPGSQWARDGFGEGSEVSGGHGRPVFVSDSSFSFSSSSSSSSSSGLGWSGTENNSGTEKEKGRGTQGTQGDVLFAQKCLELQGFIRPLLDLLNGLKKGRFDKGLSSFQQSVAMDRIQRIVGVLQKPHIGEKYLPTLLQIEMMLKVWFPQVILHPSEPTTPKKHSEQSTSIVNTPPHKHKDQLHIPVKKRRLSWSDTDSTSATPPVVCKQVKGQFKASEQEKEERGESSGSKPHRDQSEKRQKTEGETSGHKAIHWSEPSLTWVHIAPILSPPKSCPSHEAGRGSKHGGRGYVLLTIPPPTSRCSPATQDSSISSTTPYPEPVGCQNQQNGTEKTDPVRGREQSPPITTQPSSRAELRPLET